Proteins encoded together in one Telopea speciosissima isolate NSW1024214 ecotype Mountain lineage chromosome 6, Tspe_v1, whole genome shotgun sequence window:
- the LOC122666105 gene encoding transcription factor MYC2-like encodes MSMEGMISSSSSSQSPSSLQFVCQKDQETPPTLQQRLQFLFQSRPEWWAYAIFWQKSNFDDNGPLLLTWGDGHFRGPNKATTTLSYQHHQQQRSSSDPEGRRKMMKGFQAMIGESNNPQVDGWMDGDVTDVEWFFMVSLTRSFAAGDGAPARAFSSGSPVWLSGSHELRLYNCERAKEAQMYGIETLVCIPTSTGVLELGSSDKITENSTLVQQTKSLFGSDLTPERRLTPPPKRFFDRNLSFADIGIKSGSEAVGEDKHNNHRNHHLLLHQERREIKQQVAEAVEKSKRDRQSSSDTEGTVLPMTTAADIPEKRKPKKRGRKPILNGRDLQVNHVEAERQRREKLNHRFYALRSVVPNVSRMDKASLLADAVSYINELKSKVEGLEAQLLRQQGERETIRVKMEAAGETVDMVNDHEHRQDSSTCTTGFRIGITKTGQGTMEVEVKILGSDAVIRVQSENVNHPSARLMDAIRELGFQVHHASVSSVKQVMLQDVVVRVPQAIATTTTAGLLKTEEAIKASLLRKLEF; translated from the exons ATGTCCATGGAAGGGATGATATCTTCGTCCTCTTCTTCACAGTCTCCTTCTTCGTTACAGTTTGTTTGTCAAAAAGACCAAGAAACCCCACCAACTCTTCAGCAGCGCCTTCAGTTTCTCTTTCAAAGCCGGCCTGAATGGTGGGCTTACGCCATTTTCTGGCAAAAATCTAACTTCGATGATAATGGCCCCCTCCTTTTAACTTGGGGCGATGGCCATTTCCGTGGTCCCAATAAGGCAACCACCACCCTATCTTACCAACACCATCAGCAGCAAAGATCTAGCTCCGATCCGGAGGGGCGAAGGAAGATGATGAAGGGTTTCCAAGCTATGATTGGGGAAAGTAATAATCCGCAAGTCGATGGGTGGATGGACGGGGATGTCACCGATGTGGAATGGTTCTTTATGGTATCCCTCACACGGTCTTTCGCGGCAGGCGACGGAGCACCTGCTCGGGCTTTCAGTTCCGGTTCTCCAGTGTGGTTGTCGGGGAGTCACGAGCTTCGGCTGTACAACTGTGAGAGAGCCAAAGAAGCCCAAATGTATGGGATTGAGACTCTGGTCTGTATCCCAACCTCGACCGGGGTGCTTGAGCTGGGTTCTTCTGATAAGATCACGGAGAATTCCACCCTGGTGCAGCAAACCAAATCTCTGTTTGGATCCGACTTGACCCCAGAAAGAAGACTAACCCCCCCTCCCAAGCGCTTTTTCGATAGAAATCTTTCCTTCGCAGACATCGGGATAAAGTCCGGGTCCGAGGCAGTGGGAGAAGACAAGCATAATAATCATCgtaatcatcatcttcttcttcatcaagagagaagagagattaaGCAACAAGTAGCAGAAGCGGTAGAGAAGTCGAAGAGAGATCGACAGTCATCTTCGGACACCGAAGGTACTGTACTACCGATGACAACGGCTGCGGATATACCGGAGAAGAGGAAGccaaagaagagagggagaaaaccTATACTAAACGGCAGAGACTTGCAGGTGAATCACGTGGAAGCGGAGAGGCAGCGGAGGGAGAAGCTTAACCATCGGTTCTACGCGCTCAGGTCGGTGGTCCCCAATGTGTCAAGGATGGACAAGGCATCATTGCTTGCTGACGCGGTGTCGTACATCAATGAGTTGAAATCCAAGGTAGAAGGGTTGGAGGCTCAGCTTCTCCGAcaacagggagagagagaaaccatcAGAGTGAAGATGGAAGCTGCAGGAGAGACCGTCGATATGGTGAACGATCATGAACATCGTCAAGATAGCAGTACATGCACCACCGGTTTTAGGATAGGAATCACGA AAACAGGTCAAGGGACGATGGAGGTAGAGGTGAAGATCCTGGGATCGGACGCAGTGATCCGAGTACAGTCGGAGAATGTGAACCACCCGTCAGCAAGACTGATGGATGCAATTCGTGAACTGGGTTTTCAAGTTCATCACGCCAGTGTTTCCAGCGTCAAACAAGTTATGCTTCAGGATGTAGTGGTTAGGGTTCCACAAGCCattgctactactactactgctggaTTACTGAAAACTGAAGAGGCAATCAAAGCTAGTCTCCTTCGGAAGTTAGAGTTTTAG